The Methanobrevibacter sp. genome includes a region encoding these proteins:
- a CDS encoding zinc ribbon domain-containing protein, whose product MEECPYCGKLINPIELICPYCGGNVGWYFYPDEEDY is encoded by the coding sequence ATGGAAGAATGTCCTTATTGTGGCAAGCTTATAAATCCTATAGAGCTTATCTGTCCTTATTGTGGTGGAAATGTGGGATGGTATTTTTATCCTGATGAGGAAGATTATTAA
- a CDS encoding zinc ribbon domain-containing protein: MGLFDGLKEASEIGKNYEWKLGIAPALITIEDSYIHLKTGGKEVNIFYKDIQKVENKLTSIEIKTITDKYQLNPKRIRGARDKTAELYAEIIEKMNQQKAPQNIPADANEDSNTASFCGSCGQKLEANENFCPNCGAKTRKL, encoded by the coding sequence ATGGGATTATTTGACGGTCTTAAAGAAGCATCAGAAATTGGAAAAAACTATGAATGGAAATTAGGAATCGCACCAGCATTAATCACAATAGAAGATAGTTATATTCATTTGAAGACTGGTGGTAAAGAAGTTAATATTTTCTACAAGGATATTCAAAAAGTAGAGAATAAACTTACCAGTATTGAAATAAAAACAATAACTGACAAATACCAATTAAATCCTAAAAGAATAAGAGGGGCTAGAGATAAAACCGCTGAGCTGTATGCAGAAATAATTGAAAAGATGAATCAACAAAAAGCACCACAAAATATTCCAGCAGATGCTAACGAAGATTCAAATACAGCCTCTTTTTGTGGCAGCTGCGGTCAAAAATTAGAGGCCAATGAAAACTTCTGCCCAAATTGTGGGGCTAAAACTAGAAAACTTTAA
- a CDS encoding CBS domain-containing protein — MLEKTKVKDLMTKDVLTVDCEEATVFAFEKLMKHKISAMPVVDDGKMVGIVTATDLGHNLILDNYQYGTKVKSAMVKDVACVSSEDTIKDAVSVMFDNAPGDSIINQLPVVDDGELVGIISDGDIIKILKEYL, encoded by the coding sequence ATGTTAGAGAAGACTAAAGTTAAAGACTTGATGACAAAAGACGTCTTGACAGTTGACTGTGAAGAGGCAACTGTTTTTGCTTTTGAAAAATTAATGAAGCATAAGATAAGTGCAATGCCTGTTGTTGACGATGGAAAGATGGTCGGTATCGTAACCGCTACCGATTTAGGTCACAACTTGATTTTAGACAATTATCAATATGGTACCAAAGTGAAATCCGCTATGGTTAAGGACGTTGCATGTGTATCTTCCGAAGACACCATTAAAGATGCAGTTTCTGTAATGTTTGACAATGCTCCTGGAGACAGCATCATCAACCAATTGCCTGTTGTTGACGATGGTGAGCTTGTAGGTATCATATCTGATGGAGATATCATTAAAATATTAAAAGAATACTTATAA
- a CDS encoding acyltransferase family protein, whose translation MATKSKRIFYFDALRALAIISVILIHIYTVTRGYVLSGYGTIPSFEWIYTQFIGNSFRIGVDLFLVLSGALSLGRDWTIKSFLSKRLPRIISPFLFWGIILSIILISLSYFLNYPYVSSFSLMSILTFVYNAFMAKSLGFAPYWFFWMILGTYLIMPIFNKWILHSDLKELEYFLAIWLLTCLFTFTLKTDFPVKLIYFFSPIGLVVLGYYLRYTERKLLNNPYFGILLIVLSSLSMLAFSYMFSTDHSFYNFDRYSFLTAIEVIGVFILYKNFNKFSIGFLTDEKSYLYRLFVDKDSIFKRFTFTLARYSYGIYLIHTAILSIIFRSISISYFNYTSYFITLFILDVIISVIVMSLLSRIPYVKDWIGAK comes from the coding sequence ATGGCGACCAAATCTAAAAGAATTTTCTATTTTGATGCCTTAAGGGCACTTGCAATTATTTCAGTCATATTGATACATATCTATACCGTAACTAGAGGATATGTTCTATCTGGATATGGCACCATTCCATCATTCGAGTGGATCTATACCCAGTTTATAGGAAACAGCTTTAGGATTGGTGTAGACTTGTTTTTGGTATTGTCTGGTGCTCTGTCCCTTGGAAGAGATTGGACAATAAAATCATTTTTATCAAAGAGATTGCCTAGAATAATCTCTCCATTCCTGTTCTGGGGAATCATATTAAGCATAATTCTGATTTCATTATCATATTTCTTGAATTATCCGTATGTAAGTTCCTTTAGTTTAATGAGCATTTTAACATTTGTATATAATGCATTCATGGCAAAATCATTGGGATTTGCTCCATATTGGTTCTTCTGGATGATTCTTGGAACCTATCTGATTATGCCTATATTCAATAAGTGGATTCTCCATAGTGATTTGAAGGAATTGGAATACTTCCTCGCAATCTGGCTTTTGACTTGCCTTTTCACATTCACTTTAAAGACAGATTTTCCAGTCAAGCTCATATACTTCTTCAGTCCAATCGGCCTTGTTGTTTTAGGATATTATTTGAGGTACACTGAAAGGAAACTGTTGAACAATCCTTATTTTGGAATATTATTAATTGTTCTATCAAGTCTTTCAATGCTTGCATTCAGCTATATGTTTTCCACAGACCATAGCTTTTATAATTTTGACAGATATTCATTCCTGACAGCCATTGAAGTCATTGGAGTGTTCATCCTATATAAGAACTTCAACAAATTCAGCATTGGTTTCTTAACAGATGAGAAATCCTATCTTTACAGATTATTTGTCGATAAGGATAGCATTTTCAAGAGATTCACATTCACTTTGGCAAGGTACAGCTATGGAATATATCTCATCCACACTGCTATATTGTCCATTATTTTCAGATCCATAAGCATTAGCTACTTTAATTATACAAGCTATTTCATCACACTATTCATTTTGGATGTGATCATTTCAGTGATTGTAATGAGTCTTTTGTCAAGGATTCCTTATGTAAAGGATTGGATTGGAGCCAAATAA
- a CDS encoding metallophosphoesterase, with the protein MKILAISDVHGKKSESLINYLKQNDDISLVLIAGDITDFSITEFEPLSFVKPFIDELVEECDVDVFAIPGNCDPAGICNAIKESGPDEKPAFCLHNQLIAYENVVIMGYGGSNPTPFNTPGEIDDDKIYLHVYELLAEYDYIGNDEVPRVTILLTHAPPYDTKADTIESGAHVGSQGVKKPIHEFQPNINICGHVHEACSIDMVGNTTVANPGRLEDGHAILIEVDENAMYTIGIVSL; encoded by the coding sequence ATGAAAATTTTAGCAATTAGTGATGTGCACGGTAAGAAAAGCGAAAGCTTGATAAATTACCTAAAACAAAATGATGATATTTCTCTAGTATTGATTGCTGGAGACATTACTGATTTCAGTATTACTGAATTTGAACCGCTAAGCTTTGTAAAGCCATTCATTGACGAACTCGTTGAGGAATGTGACGTGGATGTTTTTGCAATTCCAGGTAACTGTGACCCTGCAGGAATCTGCAATGCAATCAAGGAAAGCGGTCCTGATGAAAAGCCTGCGTTCTGTTTGCATAATCAATTGATCGCTTATGAGAATGTGGTCATTATGGGCTATGGGGGATCCAATCCTACTCCATTCAATACTCCTGGAGAGATTGATGACGATAAGATCTATCTCCATGTATATGAGCTATTGGCTGAGTATGATTACATTGGAAACGATGAAGTTCCTAGAGTAACCATATTGCTTACTCATGCCCCTCCATATGACACCAAGGCAGACACAATTGAAAGCGGCGCTCATGTAGGAAGCCAAGGGGTTAAAAAGCCTATTCACGAATTCCAGCCTAATATAAACATCTGCGGTCATGTGCACGAAGCATGTTCCATTGACATGGTGGGAAACACCACTGTTGCAAACCCTGGAAGACTTGAAGACGGTCATGCCATTTTGATTGAAGTAGATGAAAATGCTATGTATACCATAGGAATTGTTTCCTTATAA
- a CDS encoding DUF749 domain-containing protein — MFIAILGGIFRFKDLPEEYGPYVQFKAAIEGRDEIKDQDEIAILDITGTGSHHVLFLDKYNNLNEIKRELREADAKVNVTTLKILEGHL; from the coding sequence ATGTTTATTGCAATTTTAGGTGGAATATTTAGATTCAAGGACCTTCCTGAAGAATATGGGCCTTATGTACAATTTAAAGCAGCTATTGAAGGTAGAGATGAGATTAAGGATCAAGATGAAATCGCTATTCTAGACATTACCGGCACTGGTAGTCACCATGTTCTCTTCCTAGACAAATACAACAATCTCAATGAGATCAAAAGAGAATTGAGAGAAGCTGACGCAAAAGTCAATGTCACTACCTTAAAAATATTGGAAGGACATTTATGA
- a CDS encoding exodeoxyribonuclease VII small subunit, translated as MVEENEKNFSFEENLAELERIVARLESGEVPLDDAIEEFKKAMVLVKECDEKLNAAEEAIAKIVKDNKDVVDFDVE; from the coding sequence ATGGTTGAAGAAAATGAGAAAAATTTTAGTTTTGAAGAGAATTTAGCAGAATTGGAAAGAATCGTAGCAAGATTGGAATCAGGTGAAGTTCCTTTGGATGATGCAATAGAAGAGTTTAAAAAAGCTATGGTATTGGTAAAGGAATGTGATGAAAAATTAAATGCTGCTGAAGAAGCCATTGCAAAAATAGTAAAAGACAATAAAGATGTAGTCGATTTTGATGTGGAATAG
- the hdrC gene encoding CoB--CoM heterodisulfide reductase subunit C, whose amino-acid sequence MSVLDTLKSLIGRAEKDIEENLSKEAESVEEAADAIQTSSEEEIETKSDSEAIEEVAEAEEEAPVEEEAVEEAVEEVPEEEVSLDNAEESLDDKLSEDEESLEAAAEEAVEEEASEENEESDNMTLLKENDIYSMDDIDKEFTQKFVDAGIETVDHCFQCGTCGGGCPSGRRTPYRVRQIVRKCLLGLREEVVSDPALWMCTTCYTCQERCPRSVKIVDIIKMARNEAAKAGYMADAHKATGSYVIKFGHGVPINDKTKDLRKAIGLDELPPTVHSFPEALEEVQKICAACEFDKLIGYNMETGELE is encoded by the coding sequence ATGTCTGTGTTAGATACTCTTAAATCCCTCATTGGTAGGGCAGAAAAAGATATAGAAGAGAATTTATCTAAAGAAGCAGAATCTGTTGAAGAAGCTGCTGATGCTATACAGACATCTTCCGAAGAGGAAATTGAAACTAAATCTGATTCTGAAGCTATTGAAGAAGTAGCTGAAGCAGAAGAAGAAGCTCCTGTTGAAGAAGAAGCTGTTGAAGAAGCAGTTGAAGAGGTTCCTGAAGAGGAAGTTTCTTTAGATAATGCGGAAGAATCATTAGATGATAAACTTTCAGAAGATGAAGAGTCTTTGGAAGCGGCTGCTGAAGAGGCTGTTGAAGAAGAAGCTTCAGAAGAAAATGAAGAGAGCGATAATATGACTTTATTAAAAGAAAATGATATATATTCAATGGATGATATTGATAAAGAATTTACTCAAAAATTCGTTGATGCTGGAATTGAAACTGTAGACCACTGTTTCCAATGCGGTACCTGTGGTGGAGGATGTCCTTCTGGTAGAAGAACTCCTTACAGAGTAAGACAAATTGTAAGAAAATGTTTATTAGGACTCAGAGAAGAAGTAGTATCTGATCCTGCATTATGGATGTGTACCACCTGTTACACCTGTCAAGAAAGATGTCCTAGAAGCGTAAAGATCGTAGACATCATCAAAATGGCACGTAACGAAGCAGCTAAAGCTGGTTACATGGCAGATGCTCACAAAGCAACTGGTTCCTACGTAATCAAATTTGGTCACGGTGTACCAATCAACGACAAAACCAAAGATTTAAGAAAAGCTATTGGACTTGATGAATTACCTCCAACAGTACATTCATTCCCTGAAGCATTAGAAGAAGTCCAAAAAATCTGTGCAGCATGTGAATTTGATAAATTAATCGGTTACAACATGGAAACCGGTGAATTAGAATAG
- a CDS encoding MarR family winged helix-turn-helix transcriptional regulator has protein sequence MTKKETMIPEHVNYLMNLLKSYEMFFRKNMDTMDINIGEIPILLEIYSNEGLNQIDLVRQFHVTEANISKTTKNLLVKGLITKTIDAENNTKKILLLTEEGKEACHILLDIFEEWKDAIKGNLPSEELYTFADTLKKLSENSVSSMD, from the coding sequence ATGACTAAAAAAGAGACTATGATCCCAGAACATGTAAATTACTTAATGAACTTGTTAAAAAGCTATGAAATGTTCTTTAGAAAGAATATGGACACCATGGATATAAACATCGGTGAAATACCAATCCTATTAGAGATTTATTCTAATGAAGGCCTTAATCAGATAGACCTTGTAAGACAGTTCCATGTGACTGAAGCAAACATAAGCAAGACCACCAAGAACCTATTGGTCAAAGGTCTGATTACCAAGACAATCGATGCTGAAAACAACACAAAGAAAATATTGCTGTTGACTGAAGAGGGAAAGGAAGCCTGCCACATATTGCTTGACATCTTTGAAGAGTGGAAGGATGCAATAAAAGGGAATCTTCCATCAGAAGAATTATATACCTTTGCAGATACTTTGAAAAAGCTTTCCGAGAATTCAGTCAGTTCAATGGATTAA
- the xseA gene encoding exodeoxyribonuclease VII large subunit — translation MKDEYMSVSQLTEYIKSLISSDSNLKRVYVRGEISNFRRSSPGHYYFSLKDKGSVIPAVMFRGNAQFLKFEPEDGMKVLVSGYVDVYNPYGRYQLFVNKLTEDGKGELYIAFEQLKKELKEAGYFDDSLKKPIPNFPKRVGVVTAPTGAAIRDIVITIKRRWPLCQIILFPSLVQGKLAANNIVKQIYIADREFDLDTLIVGRGGGSIEDLWAFNERIVAKAILGCETPVISAVGHETDWTIADYVADLRAATPTAAAELAVPDINEIKSNLNNFNSRANKTIAKQVSDNREKLEKIKQRPRIKNPLRIYQEKILDLENIRGKLESSSNKLIRDSQIRLSNAKSSNVFRNPQSILERKNNNLVRNMDKLEILNPLLTLKRGYSVARTGGKVVSYAKDLEKDDIVELEFEDGRVNTRVL, via the coding sequence ATGAAAGATGAATATATGTCAGTATCTCAACTTACAGAGTATATAAAGAGTTTGATAAGTTCCGATTCGAATTTGAAGCGAGTCTATGTAAGGGGAGAAATATCTAATTTTAGGCGTTCCTCACCAGGACATTATTATTTCAGTTTAAAAGATAAAGGCAGTGTCATTCCTGCGGTAATGTTTCGTGGCAATGCCCAATTTCTAAAATTTGAGCCTGAAGATGGTATGAAGGTTTTGGTAAGCGGATATGTGGATGTTTATAATCCTTATGGAAGGTATCAATTATTTGTTAATAAGTTAACAGAAGATGGAAAAGGTGAATTATACATCGCTTTTGAACAATTGAAGAAAGAGCTGAAAGAAGCAGGTTATTTCGATGACTCACTAAAAAAGCCAATACCAAATTTTCCCAAAAGGGTTGGTGTTGTCACAGCTCCTACCGGTGCGGCAATCAGGGATATTGTGATTACAATAAAACGAAGATGGCCTTTGTGTCAAATCATTCTGTTCCCATCTCTTGTTCAAGGAAAATTGGCGGCCAACAATATTGTAAAGCAGATATACATAGCAGATAGGGAATTTGACTTGGACACCCTTATTGTAGGCAGAGGGGGAGGAAGCATAGAAGATTTATGGGCCTTCAATGAAAGAATCGTTGCAAAAGCTATTTTAGGGTGTGAAACTCCTGTAATAAGTGCAGTGGGGCATGAAACCGATTGGACCATTGCAGATTATGTGGCAGACTTAAGGGCGGCCACTCCAACTGCAGCTGCAGAACTTGCAGTTCCAGATATTAATGAAATAAAGTCAAATTTGAATAATTTTAATTCAAGAGCAAATAAGACCATTGCAAAACAGGTATCTGATAACAGGGAAAAACTTGAAAAGATCAAGCAAAGGCCTAGGATAAAAAATCCTTTAAGGATTTATCAGGAGAAAATTTTGGATTTGGAGAACATAAGAGGAAAATTGGAATCATCTTCCAACAAGTTGATTCGAGATAGTCAAATACGTCTATCTAATGCAAAAAGTTCAAATGTTTTTAGAAATCCGCAATCGATATTGGAAAGAAAAAACAATAATTTAGTAAGGAATATGGATAAATTGGAGATTTTAAATCCTTTGTTAACTCTAAAGAGAGGTTATTCTGTAGCAAGGACAGGAGGGAAGGTAGTGTCTTATGCTAAGGATTTGGAAAAGGATGATATAGTTGAACTGGAATTTGAAGATGGTAGAGTCAATACAAGAGTTTTATAA
- the hdrB gene encoding CoB--CoM heterodisulfide reductase subunit B, whose translation MEIAYFLGCIMNNRYPGIEKATRILFDKLDIELKDMEGASCCPAPGVFGSFDQTTWATIAARNLAIAEEMGADIMTECNGCFGSLRECDHLLKENPAKKDEINAILAETTDKQYKGEIKVRHFAEILYNDVGLDKLSEMFTKDLGINVAVHYGCHFLKPTAEVGIEESAENPTILDELVEITGAKSVPYKNKMMCCGAGGGLRARDIDVTLSYTKEKLDAMAEAGVDAIVEVCPFCHLQFDVGQTEVNAKYGTDFAFPVMHLAQLYGLAMGLSADELTFDAQLIDAAPVLAKLE comes from the coding sequence ATGGAGATTGCATATTTCTTAGGTTGTATCATGAACAACCGTTACCCTGGTATCGAAAAAGCAACTAGAATCTTATTCGATAAATTAGACATTGAATTAAAAGACATGGAAGGAGCTTCCTGTTGTCCTGCACCTGGTGTATTCGGATCCTTTGACCAAACCACCTGGGCTACCATTGCAGCACGTAACCTCGCAATTGCAGAAGAAATGGGTGCAGACATCATGACCGAATGTAACGGATGTTTCGGTTCCTTACGTGAATGTGACCACTTATTAAAAGAAAACCCAGCTAAAAAAGACGAAATCAACGCTATCTTAGCTGAAACCACTGACAAACAATACAAAGGTGAAATCAAAGTAAGACACTTTGCAGAAATCTTATACAACGACGTAGGTCTTGACAAACTTTCTGAAATGTTCACCAAAGACTTAGGTATTAATGTAGCAGTACACTACGGATGCCACTTCTTAAAACCTACTGCTGAAGTAGGAATTGAAGAATCCGCAGAAAACCCAACCATCTTAGATGAATTAGTAGAAATCACTGGTGCTAAATCCGTACCATACAAAAACAAAATGATGTGCTGTGGTGCAGGTGGAGGTTTAAGAGCAAGAGACATTGATGTAACCTTAAGTTACACCAAAGAAAAACTCGACGCTATGGCTGAAGCTGGTGTAGACGCTATTGTAGAAGTTTGCCCATTCTGTCACTTACAATTCGATGTAGGTCAAACTGAAGTTAACGCAAAATACGGAACTGACTTCGCATTCCCTGTAATGCACTTAGCTCAATTATACGGATTAGCTATGGGATTAAGCGCAGACGAATTAACTTTCGACGCACAATTAATCGACGCAGCTCCTGTACTTGCAAAACTCGAATAA
- a CDS encoding archaeosine tRNA-ribosyltransferase, translating into MNHKKEGILDKMKQFEIKSHDGPGRYGKLGDMETPLIIDKDDFNIADDESSAYDVEREIAEWSVRETIEKAKDVEDKEIAVIQGSKYIDLRIKCLKELEELGYNGFIIANADDLLLHPRDLVDLIVALRQNMKSSSYLIFPFAEAQFIPLLAYMGVDAFFDDIGEYYSYINVLMSPTKNYDLETYKVYEMTREELEAYNKNTIDFVLREVREHMKNSSLRNLVEERSATSPQYASALRILDKNYSEYLLEYTQVY; encoded by the coding sequence ATGAATCATAAAAAGGAAGGAATTTTAGATAAAATGAAACAGTTTGAAATCAAAAGCCATGACGGCCCCGGTAGATATGGAAAGCTTGGAGATATGGAAACTCCATTGATAATAGACAAGGATGATTTTAATATAGCTGATGACGAGTCTTCAGCCTATGATGTTGAAAGGGAAATAGCCGAGTGGAGCGTAAGAGAGACCATTGAAAAGGCAAAAGATGTCGAAGATAAGGAAATAGCTGTAATCCAAGGAAGCAAATACATTGATTTAAGAATCAAATGCCTGAAGGAACTTGAAGAGCTCGGATACAACGGATTCATCATAGCGAATGCAGATGACCTTCTCCTTCACCCAAGGGACTTGGTTGACCTGATTGTTGCATTAAGGCAAAACATGAAATCATCAAGCTATCTCATATTCCCATTTGCAGAGGCCCAGTTCATTCCGCTTCTTGCATACATGGGAGTGGACGCATTCTTCGATGACATTGGAGAGTACTACAGCTATATCAATGTGCTCATGAGCCCAACCAAGAACTATGATCTTGAAACTTATAAAGTCTATGAAATGACTAGGGAGGAACTTGAAGCATATAATAAGAACACTATTGACTTCGTCTTAAGGGAAGTCAGGGAACACATGAAAAACAGCAGTCTAAGGAACCTTGTAGAGGAAAGGTCTGCCACAAGCCCACAGTATGCTTCCGCACTTAGGATACTTGATAAAAATTATTCTGAGTATTTATTGGAGTATACTCAAGTTTATTAA
- a CDS encoding zinc-ribbon domain-containing protein has protein sequence MNCPFCGEYINNGDLICPHCGADLSSYYDEYEENQDDNGIWLMGVI, from the coding sequence ATGAATTGTCCATTCTGTGGAGAATACATAAACAATGGAGACTTAATCTGCCCACATTGTGGAGCGGATCTAAGCTCCTACTACGATGAGTACGAAGAGAACCAAGATGACAATGGCATCTGGTTAATGGGGGTGATATGA
- a CDS encoding DUF2096 domain-containing protein, whose product MSTLPIEQSWLVIANLSSELHKKGIPIPNELNKDLGLVKSQIGFYKKDPSHPDMINEMAKADMSLNEIQGILLSLAEEYDKEFYEEWLDKLQRANRGEEIFKLSDTQSRFILNVPPGLSYAKITLRNPISEDRIQEIAEYYGLIMEFDSDLTIALYGEKPKIQLALKEMAPFFAE is encoded by the coding sequence ATGAGTACATTGCCTATAGAACAATCTTGGCTGGTTATTGCTAACCTTTCATCAGAGCTTCACAAGAAAGGCATTCCAATTCCAAATGAATTGAATAAGGACTTGGGCTTGGTCAAATCCCAGATTGGATTTTATAAGAAGGATCCTTCCCATCCGGATATGATCAATGAGATGGCTAAGGCAGACATGTCCTTGAATGAAATCCAGGGAATATTGCTTTCCCTTGCTGAGGAGTATGACAAGGAATTCTATGAGGAATGGTTAGACAAGCTTCAAAGGGCAAACAGGGGTGAAGAGATCTTCAAGCTTTCAGACACCCAATCCAGATTCATTTTGAATGTTCCTCCAGGATTATCCTATGCAAAGATTACTTTAAGAAATCCAATTTCAGAAGATAGAATACAGGAAATAGCTGAATATTATGGTCTTATAATGGAGTTTGACAGTGACTTGACAATTGCATTGTATGGTGAAAAACCGAAAATCCAATTGGCCTTAAAGGAAATGGCTCCATTTTTCGCAGAATAA
- a CDS encoding potassium channel family protein, protein MKDYFKKLDIILTILVILDILLILGSLLFNLSSEYINFILLFDTVLCIILIINFIMKLKKSRDRKAFFNKYWLDLFASFPIALLVLPFMLSTLYAYPAIVLVRLLRLILLFRIFSKFVERILDATYLDRIIAVFIVIILGSIIALYCFDPNIKTIFDAVWFVFQTITTVGYGDMIPTSPIGRFIGLIVLIAGVMMFSVFTACFAYIFNDKVFKKENEEFNQKMNTLKDNLNETKSSIDEIKRKTILNEDELAEMKETINNLSERIDYLIDIVEKKE, encoded by the coding sequence TTGAAAGACTACTTTAAGAAACTTGACATAATCCTTACAATACTGGTCATATTGGATATTCTGCTTATTCTAGGATCCCTTTTATTTAACTTAAGCTCAGAATACATAAATTTCATCCTATTGTTTGATACGGTTCTATGTATAATCCTGATAATCAATTTCATAATGAAGCTTAAGAAATCAAGGGATAGGAAAGCCTTCTTCAATAAGTATTGGCTGGATTTGTTCGCATCATTTCCAATTGCCCTCCTTGTTTTGCCTTTTATGTTAAGCACATTATATGCTTATCCTGCAATTGTTCTGGTCCGGCTTTTAAGATTGATTCTGCTCTTTAGAATATTTTCAAAATTTGTTGAAAGGATATTGGATGCCACTTATCTGGACAGGATAATAGCTGTTTTCATAGTCATCATCCTAGGTTCCATTATTGCATTGTATTGCTTCGATCCGAACATCAAGACCATCTTTGATGCGGTCTGGTTCGTATTCCAGACAATCACTACAGTCGGATATGGGGATATGATTCCTACAAGCCCTATAGGAAGGTTCATTGGACTGATAGTCCTTATAGCGGGAGTGATGATGTTTTCAGTATTTACAGCATGCTTTGCCTACATCTTCAATGACAAGGTCTTCAAGAAGGAAAATGAAGAGTTCAATCAGAAGATGAACACACTTAAGGACAACTTGAATGAGACCAAATCATCAATCGATGAGATCAAGAGGAAGACAATTTTAAATGAGGATGAATTGGCTGAAATGAAAGAAACTATCAATAATCTGTCCGAGCGTATAGATTACCTAATTGACATTGTTGAGAAAAAGGAATAA